A section of the Pseudomonas sp. FP453 genome encodes:
- a CDS encoding aldose 1-epimerase family protein, whose translation MTPLKLFVAISALSAASHAMAWDYVLLDTDKAAQSWQITSQQLGIKTDKPFSVTLRTLHGGRQEGVSIVDIDNGTMKLSVVPTRGMNVLQASVGNVRMGWDSPVKEVVNPSFIELSGRGGLGWLEGFNELVTRCGYEWVGHPGVDNGELLTLHGRAANIPANKVTLHIDEKPPYAITLRGELKEQAFKKVDFSVATELVTEPGSVVFALNDTLTNNGDYPKEYQALYHSNFSTPFLEQGARFAAPVKQVSPFNDKAKDDLPDWQTYRAPTRDYDETVYNVVPYADAKGDTLTVLHNKAGSLGVAVGFNTQTLPVFSLWKNTDTEGQGYVTGLEPGTSFSYNRRYQRPLNLVPTIGPKEHKQFRIIYSLLPDKAAVDRALKQVSEIQDGRETEVRQTPLVDLTKG comes from the coding sequence ATGACCCCGCTCAAACTTTTTGTTGCCATCAGCGCACTGTCCGCCGCCTCCCACGCCATGGCCTGGGATTACGTTCTGCTCGACACTGACAAAGCGGCCCAGAGCTGGCAGATCACCAGTCAACAACTCGGAATAAAAACCGACAAACCCTTCAGCGTTACCTTGCGCACCTTGCACGGCGGTCGGCAGGAGGGCGTCAGTATCGTCGACATCGATAACGGCACGATGAAACTCTCGGTAGTGCCGACTCGCGGAATGAACGTCCTGCAGGCCTCGGTTGGCAATGTACGCATGGGCTGGGATTCGCCGGTCAAGGAAGTGGTCAATCCGTCCTTTATCGAACTCAGTGGCCGCGGTGGCCTGGGCTGGTTGGAAGGTTTCAATGAGCTGGTCACCCGCTGCGGATACGAATGGGTCGGCCACCCCGGCGTCGACAACGGCGAACTGCTGACCCTGCACGGTCGTGCCGCCAACATTCCTGCGAATAAAGTCACGCTGCATATCGATGAAAAACCACCGTACGCCATTACCCTGCGCGGCGAGCTGAAAGAGCAGGCGTTCAAGAAGGTCGACTTCTCGGTCGCGACCGAACTGGTGACCGAACCCGGCAGTGTCGTGTTCGCCCTCAACGACACCCTGACCAACAACGGCGACTATCCGAAGGAATACCAGGCGCTGTATCACAGCAACTTCAGCACCCCGTTCCTGGAGCAGGGCGCTCGTTTCGCCGCGCCGGTGAAACAGGTGTCGCCGTTCAACGACAAGGCCAAGGACGATCTGCCCGACTGGCAAACCTACCGCGCACCGACCAGGGACTACGACGAAACGGTGTACAACGTGGTGCCGTATGCCGATGCCAAAGGCGATACGTTGACCGTGTTGCATAACAAGGCCGGTAGCCTGGGCGTTGCGGTCGGCTTCAATACCCAAACACTGCCCGTGTTTTCCCTGTGGAAAAACACCGACACCGAAGGCCAGGGCTATGTCACAGGGCTGGAGCCCGGGACAAGCTTTTCCTACAACCGCCGTTATCAGCGGCCACTGAATCTAGTACCGACAATTGGGCCCAAGGAACACAAGCAGTTCCGCATCATCTATAGCTTGTTGCCGGATAAGGCGGCTGTGGATAGAGCCTTGAAGCAGGTTAGCGAGATTCAGGATGGGCGGGAGACTGAGGTGCGGCAGACGCCGTTGGTTGATCTTACCAAGGGGTGA
- a CDS encoding ABC transporter ATP-binding protein, which yields MDSPEAAPATPQVAGTLSRILTPIRGRLCIAAGLAAVGAMLTLVPLAAIAHIAARVLGAGGQLSSEVWWVVGLSAVSLFAGMALIFTAELLAHLADNRLTHHLRRAITQRLSRVPLGWFSSRASGEVKRAMQDDINTLHSLTAHFYTTAGRAGGAVLVSAVYLFVMDWRLALVALLPFAGYFLFFSRAMRASGASMQEFVSGMARIDNAVVEFVNGIPVVKAFGASGKAHGAYRSAIDTFATTFIDFTRPLVASMANANAMIAPVTVLGVMLAAGTLFVGLGWIAPVDVLPFVLVAPGLSAPLLLLHYITHDLHNATGAAQRVQGLLDTPTLTQSAVQLPSGNTICFEQVGYAYERDHAVLSDINFTLQPGTTTAIVGLSGAGKSTLARLLLRFFDPSSGRITLGGADLRHIDTPLLYQRIGFVLQEVRLINASVRDNIALGRPSATQLDIEHAARTANIHDRILLLPRGYDSVIGEDAQLSGGEQQRLSIARAVLLDPPVLVLDEATAAADADNEVAIQQALSRFAQGRTLLVIAHRLDTVMHADQILVIHDGTLHEQGRHADLLAHGGLYARLWQLGDYARSESQAVQPC from the coding sequence ATGGACTCTCCTGAAGCGGCTCCGGCCACCCCTCAAGTCGCAGGCACGCTTAGTCGGATTCTGACGCCCATCCGTGGGCGTCTGTGTATAGCCGCAGGGCTTGCCGCTGTCGGCGCGATGCTGACGCTGGTGCCGCTGGCGGCCATCGCCCATATCGCCGCACGTGTACTCGGCGCTGGTGGTCAGCTGTCGAGCGAAGTGTGGTGGGTTGTTGGCCTTAGCGCTGTCAGCCTTTTCGCGGGGATGGCGTTGATTTTTACCGCGGAGTTGCTCGCCCACCTGGCCGACAATCGCCTGACCCATCATTTGCGCCGCGCGATCACCCAGCGCTTGAGCCGTGTGCCGCTGGGTTGGTTCAGCAGCCGGGCCTCGGGTGAAGTGAAACGGGCGATGCAGGACGATATCAATACGCTGCACAGCCTCACCGCGCACTTCTACACCACCGCTGGCCGCGCGGGCGGGGCGGTGTTGGTGTCGGCGGTCTACCTGTTTGTCATGGACTGGCGCCTGGCGCTGGTGGCACTGCTGCCGTTTGCCGGGTATTTCCTGTTTTTCTCGCGGGCCATGCGCGCCAGCGGCGCGAGTATGCAGGAATTTGTCAGCGGGATGGCGCGCATCGACAACGCGGTGGTGGAGTTCGTCAACGGCATCCCGGTGGTCAAGGCGTTCGGCGCCAGCGGCAAGGCGCACGGGGCTTATCGCAGCGCCATCGACACCTTTGCCACGACCTTTATCGACTTCACCCGCCCGCTGGTGGCATCGATGGCGAATGCCAATGCGATGATCGCGCCGGTCACCGTGCTTGGTGTGATGTTGGCGGCCGGTACGCTGTTTGTTGGCCTGGGCTGGATCGCGCCCGTGGACGTGCTGCCCTTCGTCTTGGTGGCGCCGGGCCTGAGCGCACCGTTGCTGCTGTTGCACTACATTACCCACGATTTGCACAACGCCACTGGCGCCGCGCAGCGCGTGCAGGGGTTGCTGGACACACCGACGCTGACGCAATCGGCCGTGCAGTTGCCCAGCGGCAACACGATCTGTTTTGAGCAGGTCGGCTATGCCTATGAACGCGACCACGCGGTGCTCAGCGATATCAATTTCACCCTGCAACCGGGCACCACCACGGCCATCGTCGGCTTGTCCGGCGCCGGCAAGTCAACGCTGGCGCGCTTGCTGCTGCGGTTTTTCGACCCCAGTAGTGGGCGCATCACTTTGGGCGGCGCGGACCTGCGCCATATCGACACGCCGCTGTTGTACCAGCGCATCGGTTTTGTGCTGCAAGAGGTGCGCCTGATCAACGCCAGTGTGCGCGACAACATCGCCCTCGGCCGACCGTCCGCGACTCAACTGGACATTGAACACGCCGCGCGCACGGCGAACATCCACGACCGCATCCTGCTGCTACCACGTGGTTATGACTCGGTGATCGGCGAAGACGCCCAGCTCTCCGGCGGCGAACAACAGCGCCTCAGCATTGCCCGCGCGGTGCTGCTGGACCCGCCGGTGCTGGTGCTCGACGAGGCCACCGCCGCCGCCGATGCCGACAACGAAGTGGCGATCCAGCAAGCCCTGTCGCGCTTCGCCCAGGGCCGCACGCTGCTGGTCATTGCTCATCGGCTCGACACGGTGATGCACGCCGACCAGATCCTCGTGATCCACGACGGCACCCTGCACGAGCAGGGCCGCCACGCCGACCTGCTGGCCCACGGCGGGCTCTACGCGCGGTTATGGCAACTGGGCGATTACGCCCGCAGCGAATCACAGGCGGTGCAACCATGCTGA
- a CDS encoding DNA/RNA helicase domain-containing protein has protein sequence MRHINLVSLIQSSETLGAKTFDEFMRFHGIALRKGELEDLSKLVYELDCSPGEMKVFDNFYVGYKIPQIGKEFDLLRFSDKAIINIELKSSCTKEKAKNQLVRNRYYLKFTGKNVRTYTYIADKNELYELDESSDLIPARISTLKSLLVRQPLNKIDAVDALFDPSNYLVSPFNSTEKFLNDEYFLTHQQEEHKRQIVKSIEGFAKAHFVSVTGSAGTGKTLLVYDIAKELQNAEYKIAIIHCGYFNEGHLKLKAKGWDLVEIRNYRSGKLGAYDIIIIDEAQRIKKEQFELIVTKIKSAGNVCIFSYDNAQTLSRREERTDIGAEIKKISHANYSLSEKIRTNREIADFIKALFNNTRNHSLSNKGNVELSYFDNVDDAKSYLSSLECQGWEVIRFTPSIYNAEHHKKYFNQTGSTSHQVIGQEFEGVAIPIDQYFSYDENGELYYKGRTYYHATKMLFQNITRARKKLKLVFIKNSEILSRCAAILQ, from the coding sequence ATGCGGCATATCAATCTTGTCTCTCTCATCCAGTCTAGCGAGACCTTAGGCGCAAAAACCTTCGATGAATTCATGCGGTTTCATGGTATAGCTCTAAGGAAAGGAGAACTTGAAGACCTTTCTAAATTAGTTTATGAACTTGATTGCTCCCCAGGCGAAATGAAGGTTTTTGATAACTTTTACGTGGGTTATAAAATACCGCAAATAGGCAAAGAGTTCGATCTGCTAAGATTTTCTGACAAGGCCATAATAAATATTGAGCTTAAAAGCTCATGTACGAAAGAAAAAGCTAAAAATCAGCTTGTGCGAAACAGATACTACCTTAAGTTTACAGGAAAAAACGTACGCACTTACACCTATATAGCCGACAAGAATGAACTTTATGAGTTAGATGAAAGCTCTGATTTGATTCCCGCAAGGATCAGTACGCTTAAATCTTTATTGGTGCGACAGCCCCTTAATAAAATCGATGCGGTCGACGCACTGTTTGATCCCTCAAACTACTTGGTATCCCCCTTCAATTCCACCGAAAAATTTTTAAATGACGAGTACTTCTTGACTCACCAGCAAGAGGAGCACAAAAGACAGATTGTTAAGTCGATTGAAGGGTTCGCTAAGGCTCATTTTGTGTCGGTCACAGGTAGCGCTGGCACTGGGAAAACGCTTTTGGTCTATGATATCGCCAAGGAACTTCAAAATGCCGAATATAAAATCGCAATCATCCATTGCGGCTATTTCAATGAGGGCCATTTGAAGTTAAAGGCGAAGGGCTGGGACCTTGTTGAGATAAGAAACTATCGTAGCGGTAAGCTAGGCGCTTACGACATAATCATTATCGACGAGGCGCAGCGGATCAAAAAGGAACAGTTTGAATTAATTGTCACCAAGATAAAGAGCGCTGGCAATGTTTGTATTTTTTCATATGACAATGCTCAAACACTTTCCAGGAGAGAAGAAAGAACCGATATTGGCGCCGAGATCAAAAAAATTTCTCACGCCAATTACAGTCTTTCGGAAAAAATAAGAACAAACAGAGAAATTGCGGATTTCATTAAGGCTTTGTTCAATAATACTAGAAATCATTCTTTATCTAATAAGGGAAATGTTGAGCTTTCTTATTTTGACAATGTTGATGATGCTAAATCATATCTTTCCTCGCTAGAGTGTCAAGGGTGGGAGGTTATCAGATTCACGCCATCGATATACAATGCAGAGCATCATAAAAAATACTTCAATCAAACAGGCAGTACTTCTCATCAAGTTATTGGTCAGGAGTTTGAAGGGGTCGCAATACCAATTGACCAATATTTTTCTTATGATGAGAATGGCGAACTTTATTACAAGGGTCGGACGTACTATCATGCCACTAAGATGCTTTTCCAAAACATCACTCGCGCTAGAAAAAAACTTAAACTGGTTTTCATAAAGAATAGCGAGATACTAAGTCGATGCGCCGCCATTCTTCAATGA
- a CDS encoding nucleotidyltransferase domain-containing protein, whose protein sequence is MDRLHPTGIDADGYILTLPNIETQPQFQALLVDVCMTLTQSNPPLDSIYLYGSVARGDAVPAVSDLDLTLVLQSPPEPQDLEILESKRRTLESLHPEVTKIDFDIGSRAEVLAADNRLSWGYWLKHHCRCLWGNDLSKRFDRFKPSRNIAIAVNGDFESVLTRYADQIDQSATPTQSLRLQREASRKLIRSTQVLRSEQDLMWPQTLDEHVELFIQHFPCMRMQICFFLSQAKRPDAKPKEFTTQLRSFLHWMSSETA, encoded by the coding sequence ATGGACCGACTCCACCCAACTGGCATCGACGCCGACGGTTACATCCTCACCTTACCCAACATCGAAACGCAGCCACAGTTTCAGGCTTTGCTGGTGGACGTCTGCATGACACTCACTCAGTCGAACCCTCCGCTGGACAGCATTTACCTGTATGGCAGCGTAGCAAGAGGCGACGCCGTGCCTGCCGTTTCCGATCTGGACCTGACCCTCGTCCTGCAAAGCCCTCCCGAACCGCAAGATCTGGAAATACTGGAGTCGAAACGGCGCACGCTGGAAAGTCTGCATCCCGAAGTCACCAAGATAGATTTCGATATCGGAAGTCGTGCTGAAGTATTGGCCGCTGACAATCGATTGAGCTGGGGATATTGGCTCAAGCATCACTGTCGTTGCCTATGGGGCAATGATCTGAGCAAACGCTTCGACCGGTTCAAGCCATCGCGTAATATCGCCATTGCGGTAAATGGTGACTTTGAATCCGTACTGACCCGGTATGCCGACCAAATCGATCAGTCGGCGACACCGACGCAATCGTTGCGTTTGCAACGCGAAGCGTCGCGCAAACTCATCCGGTCAACGCAAGTACTTCGTTCCGAACAGGACTTGATGTGGCCGCAAACACTGGATGAACATGTCGAACTGTTTATCCAGCATTTCCCGTGTATGCGTATGCAGATCTGCTTTTTCTTGTCCCAGGCAAAGCGCCCGGACGCCAAGCCGAAAGAATTTACGACTCAGCTGCGTAGTTTTTTGCACTGGATGTCTTCAGAAACCGCTTAA
- a CDS encoding GNAT family N-acetyltransferase → MPTAPNQNSPVILVLAQQGDLDNLVAIRIEAMRESLERVGRFDPVRALERFLSGFEARNTHYIEVSGERVGFVVVKHHPNELLLDHLYVRPNAQGSGVGSAVLTQIFKMADAAALSIKVGALKESASNRFYIRHGFQFVESSEFDNYYVRQSVSAVGPDC, encoded by the coding sequence ATGCCCACCGCACCCAATCAAAATTCTCCAGTCATTTTGGTCCTGGCTCAACAAGGCGACTTGGACAATCTTGTAGCTATTCGAATTGAGGCCATGCGCGAAAGTCTGGAGCGTGTTGGGCGATTTGATCCGGTGCGCGCGCTCGAGCGGTTTCTTAGCGGTTTTGAAGCCCGCAACACACACTACATCGAGGTATCTGGAGAGAGGGTTGGTTTTGTCGTGGTCAAGCATCACCCCAATGAACTCTTGCTCGACCACTTGTATGTGAGACCGAACGCGCAAGGATCAGGTGTAGGGTCTGCTGTTCTCACTCAGATTTTCAAAATGGCGGATGCAGCTGCGCTCTCTATTAAAGTGGGTGCTCTCAAAGAAAGCGCTTCGAATCGCTTTTATATCCGCCATGGCTTCCAGTTCGTCGAAAGCAGTGAGTTCGACAATTATTATGTTCGTCAGAGCGTTTCGGCGGTTGGCCCAGATTGCTAG
- a CDS encoding TetR/AcrR family transcriptional regulator: MEPAKKPATRGRPPSITRERIVDAGIEMGLPNITFVGLAAALGVSHMALYKHVANLEALKAMVAEEIFTRWQIPQDCGDADGGLKDYLIVFATSVREFVKTHPGLTPYVIRRAAATAPMLAKIDGHQTLIAQGFGVSKEQARWLLATVAFHCMAVADTVYTVTQREPVVETARATEEAEMEVELARGMEALVVGALVMVEGVA, from the coding sequence ATGGAACCCGCAAAAAAACCCGCCACCCGCGGCCGCCCGCCGAGCATCACCCGCGAACGCATCGTCGACGCCGGCATCGAGATGGGCCTGCCCAACATCACCTTCGTCGGCCTCGCGGCGGCGCTGGGCGTCAGCCATATGGCGCTGTACAAACACGTGGCCAACCTCGAAGCGCTCAAGGCCATGGTTGCCGAAGAAATCTTCACCCGCTGGCAGATCCCCCAGGACTGCGGCGATGCCGATGGCGGGTTGAAGGACTACCTGATCGTGTTTGCCACCTCGGTCCGCGAATTCGTCAAAACCCACCCGGGGCTGACCCCCTACGTGATCCGCCGCGCGGCCGCGACCGCGCCGATGCTGGCCAAGATTGACGGGCACCAGACGTTGATTGCGCAGGGGTTTGGGGTGAGCAAGGAACAGGCGCGGTGGTTGCTGGCGACGGTGGCGTTTCACTGCATGGCGGTGGCGGATACGGTGTATACGGTGACGCAGCGTGAACCGGTGGTGGAAACGGCGCGGGCTACGGAGGAAGCGGAGATGGAGGTGGAGTTGGCGCGGGGGATGGAGGCGTTGGTGGTGGGGGCGTTGGTGATGGTGGAAGGGGTTGCCTGA